The Armatimonadota bacterium genome has a window encoding:
- a CDS encoding XdhC family protein has protein sequence MSTSYDSGTPSGDRGVFGEIMALQLAGQRAALAAPVRLAGSLPCAGQSRVLVREDSTIKGTIGGGLLEAAVRRQAAKVIQAGEPCLLEFELTQDEAAEAGMICGGACTVLIEPIQPGRDEDVNSAAAAAEADGTGITMITVLPESGAYCRLALLPDGELVGSTGHPEMDAALRQEAERHGLGEEPRLLTEPLRACIQRVSRRPDLYIFGAGHVAVPVAHIAALAGFRITVVDDRAEFADPQRFPRADGVMSLSVDEAFSGLPIDSAAFVIAITRGHFLDEDVVAHALQTPARYIGMIGSRRKVATVFDRLRERGFDEADIARIHAPIGIDIGAETVDEIAISIVAEIVSVRRGLDIRRSA, from the coding sequence ATGAGCACGAGTTACGACAGTGGCACGCCGAGCGGTGATCGAGGGGTCTTCGGCGAAATCATGGCCCTTCAATTGGCCGGACAGCGCGCGGCCCTTGCAGCGCCGGTCCGGCTCGCCGGGTCTTTGCCGTGCGCGGGGCAATCCAGGGTTCTGGTCAGGGAAGACAGCACCATCAAGGGAACGATCGGCGGCGGCCTGCTCGAGGCGGCAGTACGGCGTCAGGCGGCGAAGGTCATTCAGGCGGGCGAGCCCTGCCTCCTGGAGTTCGAACTGACGCAGGACGAGGCTGCCGAGGCGGGGATGATCTGTGGCGGCGCATGCACGGTCCTCATTGAGCCGATCCAGCCCGGACGCGACGAAGACGTGAATTCGGCCGCTGCCGCCGCGGAGGCCGATGGAACCGGCATCACGATGATCACCGTCCTTCCCGAAAGCGGTGCCTATTGCAGACTAGCCCTGCTGCCGGACGGTGAACTGGTGGGATCGACGGGCCATCCCGAGATGGACGCGGCGCTGCGGCAGGAGGCGGAACGGCACGGGCTCGGTGAGGAGCCCCGACTCCTCACCGAGCCGTTACGGGCATGCATTCAACGGGTCTCCCGCCGTCCGGACCTGTACATTTTCGGGGCCGGCCACGTCGCGGTACCGGTCGCGCACATCGCGGCGCTCGCCGGTTTCCGCATTACGGTCGTGGACGATCGCGCCGAGTTCGCCGATCCACAACGTTTCCCGCGAGCCGACGGCGTGATGAGCCTGTCGGTGGATGAAGCGTTCAGCGGGCTGCCTATCGATTCCGCCGCCTTCGTGATCGCCATCACGCGAGGGCATTTCCTGGACGAGGACGTCGTCGCCCACGCCCTGCAGACCCCCGCCCGGTACATCGGGATGATCGGAAGCCGGCGAAAAGTGGCGACGGTCTTCGACCGGCTCCGCGAACGGGGATTTGACGAGGCGGATATCGCGCGGATCCACGCCCCGATTGGAATCGACATCGGCGCCGAAACCGTTGATGAGATCGCGATCAGCATCGTTGCCGAGATCGTATCCGTGCGCCGCGGCCTGGACATTCGGCGCAGCGCCTGA
- a CDS encoding RICIN domain-containing protein gives MGRHTKLLLLCALMAASVLIGNAAIAGPITGLIGVGTWNTQAEFANVKVVSGTQTLYQSDFSSGMPGWTTSGGTWQIQDGSLRQTGSSTPALATVGSTAWTNYTLTLKARKISGSEGFVVVFGSPGGAVKSWWNIGGWGNAYHGLEMAGVSAPWVAGTIETGRWYDIRVQLSGSDIRCYLDGVLIHDTARMLDQSDRSARIQQILASSGNSLLNGEEEQRLREMLGRSVYFGAAVRATFDAMPSGPSFAGLNAVAQAVIIRKVNRNRLTWNLGWGYDGIDPNRRQAIIDSMDTAVTLYNSLGLFDKQVIANNSPGTPTADASYDGNIRFGGSYNSRVAIHELSHCMGAGTIGRWGELMIGGAWTGQYANAQLSALEGGPRVLNGDSMHFWPYGLNYDNEDSPENRRRNVLMVAALRRDMGIHTFQQTVYSTDVPNGVYRLSPRHAPGTALDVKNADPNNGAQIDIATRSYSGADEQRFFLDLQTDGTYRIRTALAGNRCVELPSGITDNGTKLRLQDNSGGPAQRWYLIPMGDGWYKIAPKNNLNKAMDVEGISTASGALVESWDYWDGFGQQWSLNLLSPAFSTVELSRALAIAGGAYKATSADLARLNAATGAGAATIDLSDAIAIARKLSGLETNP, from the coding sequence TTGGGCAGACATACCAAGTTGCTGCTGCTCTGCGCCCTGATGGCGGCGAGCGTGCTCATCGGGAACGCGGCGATCGCCGGCCCGATAACGGGGCTCATTGGCGTGGGCACGTGGAATACTCAGGCGGAGTTCGCCAACGTCAAAGTTGTCAGTGGAACGCAGACTCTGTACCAGAGCGATTTCTCATCGGGGATGCCCGGCTGGACGACTTCCGGCGGAACATGGCAGATCCAGGACGGTTCCCTGCGCCAGACCGGGAGTAGCACGCCCGCTCTGGCAACCGTGGGAAGCACAGCGTGGACCAACTACACCCTCACACTCAAGGCGCGCAAGATCAGCGGCAGCGAGGGCTTCGTGGTTGTTTTCGGTTCGCCGGGAGGCGCCGTCAAATCCTGGTGGAACATCGGCGGGTGGGGGAATGCGTATCACGGGCTCGAAATGGCCGGTGTTTCAGCCCCCTGGGTCGCGGGCACAATCGAGACAGGGCGCTGGTATGACATTCGCGTCCAGCTCTCAGGCAGCGATATCCGATGCTACCTCGATGGCGTTCTGATTCACGACACAGCGCGCATGCTGGATCAGTCAGACCGGTCGGCCCGCATCCAGCAGATACTGGCGTCGTCCGGCAACAGCCTGCTTAATGGCGAGGAGGAACAGCGTCTTCGCGAAATGCTGGGGCGCTCCGTCTACTTTGGCGCCGCTGTCCGCGCAACCTTCGACGCGATGCCCAGCGGGCCAAGTTTCGCGGGGCTGAACGCGGTCGCCCAGGCGGTCATCATCCGAAAAGTCAACCGCAATCGCCTCACCTGGAACCTGGGGTGGGGGTATGACGGCATCGATCCCAACCGGCGTCAGGCCATCATCGATTCGATGGACACTGCTGTGACGCTGTACAACTCTCTCGGCCTCTTCGACAAGCAGGTAATCGCCAATAACAGCCCCGGCACGCCGACCGCCGACGCAAGCTACGATGGGAACATCCGCTTCGGCGGCTCCTACAATTCGCGGGTGGCGATTCATGAGTTGAGCCACTGCATGGGCGCCGGCACCATCGGCCGTTGGGGTGAACTGATGATTGGCGGGGCGTGGACGGGCCAATACGCCAATGCCCAGCTTTCCGCGTTGGAGGGTGGCCCCAGAGTCCTGAATGGCGATTCAATGCACTTCTGGCCTTATGGTCTGAACTACGACAACGAGGATAGCCCGGAAAACCGTCGCCGCAACGTCCTGATGGTCGCGGCCCTTCGCCGCGATATGGGTATTCATACTTTTCAGCAGACGGTCTACAGCACAGACGTGCCCAACGGCGTTTATCGCCTGTCTCCTCGCCATGCTCCGGGCACGGCGCTGGATGTGAAGAACGCCGACCCCAACAACGGCGCCCAGATCGATATCGCGACCCGCAGCTATTCTGGAGCCGATGAACAGAGGTTCTTTCTCGACCTGCAGACCGACGGGACTTACCGCATCCGCACCGCACTCGCCGGCAATCGCTGCGTCGAATTGCCCTCAGGAATAACCGACAACGGCACCAAACTTCGGTTGCAGGACAACAGCGGCGGCCCGGCGCAGCGCTGGTACCTGATCCCGATGGGGGACGGCTGGTACAAGATCGCGCCGAAAAACAACCTCAACAAGGCCATGGATGTTGAGGGCATTTCCACCGCCAGCGGCGCCCTCGTAGAGAGTTGGGATTACTGGGATGGCTTTGGCCAGCAGTGGTCTTTGAATCTGTTGTCCCCGGCGTTCAGCACGGTGGAGCTTTCACGGGCGCTGGCCATCGCCGGCGGCGCGTACAAAGCGACCAGCGCCGACCTCGCCCGCCTGAATGCCGCCACAGGTGCCGGCGCGGCGACCATCGACCTCTCGGACGCCATTGCAATCGCCCGCAAGCTGAGCGGCCTCGAAACGAACCCCTGA
- a CDS encoding diacylglycerol kinase family protein — protein MRRAQAVCMEDDPERTRVVVVLNPVSGRGSGAANLARLRKSLARACDESRFSVEMVETRGPGDGARCARDAAESGASIVAAAGGDGTISEVVNGLVGTGATLAVLPLGTGNDFARHLGLGTDLELAVQTIFHGAPQALDLGQVQGRWFHNVAGCGFDAAVAARVNRGFRFFRGRSAYIVAVLQCLLTYRAVPMRITVDGERFERRAMLCSVANTSTYGGGMRIAPDAVIDDGLFDIVLLADVGAIEFIRAFPSVFKGAHTTHPKVTMLRGQHVLIETDAPAPVLVDGEVVGTTPVEFVIYPHVLNVLVPSIRT, from the coding sequence ATGCGGAGGGCGCAGGCAGTGTGCATGGAAGACGACCCGGAGCGAACCAGGGTAGTCGTTGTTCTCAATCCGGTGTCCGGGCGCGGGTCCGGCGCAGCGAATCTGGCAAGGCTCAGGAAGAGCCTTGCCCGGGCCTGCGATGAGTCGCGGTTCAGCGTGGAGATGGTTGAGACGAGGGGGCCCGGCGATGGGGCGCGGTGCGCGCGGGACGCCGCGGAATCGGGCGCGTCCATCGTGGCTGCGGCGGGTGGCGACGGAACCATCAGCGAGGTGGTCAACGGCCTGGTCGGGACAGGGGCAACCCTCGCCGTTCTGCCGCTGGGAACCGGCAACGATTTTGCGCGCCACCTCGGACTCGGGACAGACCTGGAATTGGCTGTGCAGACCATCTTCCACGGCGCGCCGCAGGCGCTGGACCTTGGCCAAGTTCAGGGCCGGTGGTTCCACAATGTTGCCGGGTGCGGATTTGATGCCGCTGTGGCGGCGCGGGTGAACCGCGGATTCCGGTTTTTCCGCGGAAGGTCCGCCTACATCGTCGCTGTGCTTCAGTGTCTGCTCACCTATCGCGCCGTTCCCATGCGGATCACCGTGGACGGCGAGAGATTCGAGCGCCGTGCAATGCTCTGCTCCGTGGCGAACACGTCCACCTATGGTGGCGGGATGCGAATCGCGCCCGACGCGGTGATCGACGATGGCCTGTTCGACATCGTCCTCCTCGCCGATGTGGGCGCTATCGAATTCATTCGCGCATTCCCCAGCGTGTTCAAGGGCGCCCACACCACCCATCCGAAGGTCACGATGCTGCGCGGGCAGCACGTTCTCATCGAGACCGACGCGCCGGCGCCCGTCCTCGTAGACGGAGAGGTCGTGGGCACGACACCGGTCGAGTTTGTCATTTACCCGCACGTGCTGAACGTCCTGGTCCCGAGCATTCGGACCTGA